The DNA region GATGCGTCCCCAGGACACGGAGAACTCGGCGAAGGTCGTCGCGCGGTGTCCGAGCCTCATCGTCCAGGCGATTCCAGCCAACACCGCCGACACGAGCGCCAGAACCGTGGTTCCGCCGGAAATTCCGCCGATCACGCTTGCGAAGGTGGCGCTCGAGGATACGAACAGCACGACGTGAACGACGTCGTCGGTCGTTTTCGCGCGCGCCGCCACCCGCCCGAAGTACCGCTGGCGCATGTCGGAGAAGAACATCTCCTCCCAGACCAAAGCCCGCAGCTTCGTCATGGATGTGTCTCCCCCTCTCACGATAGGCTCGCGGCGGCGGGTCGTCAAACCGCAACGCCCGGCGTCATCCGCGTCAACGCGCCAGTCCCTGCGGCGCAGACTCCTAGCCGAAGTCGTCGAACAGAATGTTGTCGCGCTCCACCCCGAGGCCGTCCAGCATGTCCATGCACGCCTTCAGCATCATCGGCGGGCCGCAGAGGTAGTACTCCACGTCCTCGGGCGCCGGGTGGTCCTTCAGGTAGTTGTCGTAGAGCACCTGGTGGATGAAGCCGGTCTTCCCGGTCCACCCGTCCTCGGGCAGCGGCTCCGACAGCGCGAGATGCCACTCGAAGTTGTCGTGATCGGCGGCGATGGTGTCGAAGTCGTCGATGTAGAACGCCTCGCGCAGGCTGCGCGCCCCGTACCAGAAGGTCACCCGGCGGTCGGTCCCGAGGCGCCGGAACTGGTCGAAGATGTGCGAGCGCATCGGGGCCATCCCCGCCCCGCCGCCGACGAAGACCATCTCGGCCGGGGTCTCCTTCGCGAAGAACTCGCCGAACGGGCCCGAGATGGTCACCTCGTCGCCCGGCTTCAGGCTGAAGATGTAGCTGGTCATCTTGCCCGGCGGCGTCCCCTCCGGCGCCCGCGGCGGCGGCGACGCGATGCGGATGTTGAGCATGATGACGCCCTTTTCCTCGGGGTAGTTCGCCATCGAGTAGGCGCGCGTCACCGGCTCGTCGAGCACCGCCGTGTAGCGCCACAGGTTGAACTTGTCCCAGTCGGCGCGGTACTCCTCCTCGACGTCGTAGTCGCGGTAGTCGTAGGCCCCGGGCGGGGCCTCGATCTGGATGTAGCCGCCGGCCCGGAACGGCACCTCCTCGCCGGCCGGCAGCTCCAGGATCAGCTCCTTGATGAAGGTGGCGACGTTGTGGTTCGAGCGCACCTTGCAGCGCCACTGGCGGATGTCGAAGACCTCCGCCGGCAGCTCGATGGCCATGTCCTGCTTCACCTTCACCTGGCAGGACAGGCGCACGCCCGCGCGCTCCTCGCCGCGGCTGAGGTGGCTGCGCTCGGTCGGCAGCACCGCGCCGCCGCCGTCGAGCACCGTCACCGTGCAGACGCCGCAACTCCCCTTCCCGCCGCACGCCGAGGGAATGAACAGCCGGTTGTCGGCCAGCGTGCCCAGCAGCGTGCCGCCGGCCGCGGTGCACAGCGCCTTGTCCGCGTCGCCGTTGACGGTGATGGTCACCTCGCCGGTGGCGACGAGCTGCCGCCGGGCGGCCATCAGCAGGCCGACCAGGGACACGATCACGAACGTGAACATCGCGACGCCGAGGGTGACGGTGACCATTTTGCTGCCTACCTGATCTCGTCGCCGAGCGCCTCGACGGACGCGCGGAGGACATCCTCGCCGACGACGTTGAGCAACACGAGCGCCAGCCTCCGCGTCTTGGCCTCCATGCCGAGTTGTTCGTCCGCCTCCAGGCTCGCCGGACCGTGTTCGCGAACGCAATCGCGTTCAGGACGCACCGGACCGCGCACGATCCCCCTGCGCCTGCTGGACCACGACTTCAAGTCCCATATCCTCCAGCCCGGCGACCGTGCGCCGGAAATCGGCGTCCGACGTGCCCGCGTTTACGAGATCGCGCAGGGGCATGACGCCCTTCATCTCCACTCGGGACCTGATCTTTTTCAGATTCTGCCGCTTGATCCGCTCCTCCC from Acidobacteriota bacterium includes:
- a CDS encoding NADH:ubiquinone reductase (Na(+)-transporting) subunit F, whose translation is MVTVTLGVAMFTFVIVSLVGLLMAARRQLVATGEVTITVNGDADKALCTAAGGTLLGTLADNRLFIPSACGGKGSCGVCTVTVLDGGGAVLPTERSHLSRGEERAGVRLSCQVKVKQDMAIELPAEVFDIRQWRCKVRSNHNVATFIKELILELPAGEEVPFRAGGYIQIEAPPGAYDYRDYDVEEEYRADWDKFNLWRYTAVLDEPVTRAYSMANYPEEKGVIMLNIRIASPPPRAPEGTPPGKMTSYIFSLKPGDEVTISGPFGEFFAKETPAEMVFVGGGAGMAPMRSHIFDQFRRLGTDRRVTFWYGARSLREAFYIDDFDTIAADHDNFEWHLALSEPLPEDGWTGKTGFIHQVLYDNYLKDHPAPEDVEYYLCGPPMMLKACMDMLDGLGVERDNILFDDFG